GTTACAATGATTTTTATCGAACTTCGGATTCAAATTACTGGATATAAAGTTCAATAACATAATAGGTACACAGATTTGATTcaacattattattatgatttacTTTGACATGTATAGAAAGTAAGCAATATTTAAacgttttttaattgaaaatattttttgatttCAATATAATCTTTTCCCCTTTATTTTGTaaatcttaaaatttttaaaaacatttttttttaccctaagTGTGAGAGTTACAACTGAATTCGGACAATGTATTATACCAGTTAGTTATAGGTACTAGAATTGAGTACATCTTGGTTGGACTTATTCTAAATTTCATTAAGTGTTTCTAATTCTATAAAACTACCAGTAATATCGATTAAGATTATTACTGCTAACATGATTAGTAGTTAGAAGTTCTCTTCGTTATTTCACTTCTTTTTAGGGCACTGTCACCAGTTAAATGAGACTCCCCACCTCTCTGATTTTCATCTCGGTAAATGTTACACCGCCATCATAGCCAGTTATTGACCTCCACTGCAAGCCATGGCCGAATAAAGTGTCGTTCCAAAAGCCGTTAAGATTGACCTCATAGCAGTTGTTGTACCACCAGGCTCCAGCGGAATCTCGGGCACAGTTGGAGCTGACGCTGCGGTCGTTGTCGTTGTCGAAAGTGCTGAAAGGCATGCCGTTGTGGTAGACCCTCAGCTCGTCTGCAATGGAATCGTTGAAGAAGGTCTGGATCTGAAGTTTGtacttctctctctcgttcGAAATTTGAAAGCTCGAGTAGTTTAAGCTGTACTCTTTGTCATTATACTTCAGGTCTATTTTGAGCTCGTATTGCCCCGTGGACGTCAGCTGGAAGAGGTTCTCGTTGCCCAGGTAAAACTCTCCCATGTCGTAGTCTCCGAAGCCTTTACGGTACTCAGACCAGCCTCTGAAGAACCGAACTGTGCCGTTGAATCTTCGTTGAATGACGATCCAGCCTCCGCCGTCTGTCTGAGTGTCACACATGACCTTTAACCCCCTAGCCAATTTCACCACGACCCTTTCTTGGGTGCTATTTACGCCTTGGCAAGATTCAGGCTTGGGTTCAATGGGAGTCACTTGACCTTATATaatgtagaaacacaaataattagaaacaaaaaaaaaaagcattaacttTGAAATTATACATTCAAATATCTATTTTCCCCTCTCTATTacaatcattaaaaaataaataaagaatgaATGCTGAATTTTCCATTTTTACATAcacattaagattttttttcacagTCTAATGCAACCGATTGAATGTAATTACTACTAAATTAtacatcaaatattttttttattgcttaatgcGCTGtaagggacaatgaataattttgcaaagtgtCAACTTGTTCCAAAAAActgaaagtgaaagaaataaagtgtaaaaGATcagagaatgagtgtgggagaaataacgtggacacacttttgaccagacaggcagacagacagagttgtaaaactttgtaaaaggaaatacaaaaaaataatataataaaattagaTGCGCCTGGATTGATGATCGGATGGCTCTATTAGCAATATATCCAATGGAAGAGAAATTGTTTCAATACCTGGTATTTCCGGTGGGCAAAATGGTTGTTTCCCGTCCGTACATAAACAGTTGGGGCCGTAAGAGTCATCACTGCAAACTAAATAGTTATATTAAGACAAAGTAAGTCATAccgaaagtaaaaaataaaatgctaaagattgtaacattttcaaacatGGAGTCAAATTACTACACCTTTTCGTGTCTCCGCTGTCAGAATACAGAAGTACTGACAAGCAAAGTATTTTAAGAgaccataaaataaaaaataaatttcgttCACTTTTCAGCACTAAAAAAATcgaagttctcctttcagaccttgcgatctatagatgatgtaaaggtcatctgttgtttttttttggggaccCCGGTTAACGAGAatctcatgtggccagcacaacgacataTCGCCAACTAATGACatgtgcccattagagctgggtggactcgaagGAGCCTAAAAGATCCCGAatgttaaaatcctagttttcaccaggattcgaaccagggacctccagttcggaagccaagcgctataccGCTCCTTTCTTCCTTCTTTCACTTATAGCACTAAGTAATTTTATTCTTTAGTTGGCAACTGACTTTTTTGGCATTCATTGGCGTTGGCAATTCTGcctaagtattttaaaatctctCCCATAATTCCTCTCATCATTATCCTACATTTTGTAAGTTCCATTATTTCTCCACCACATTTCTTAATAAAACGTTCTCTTCTTTATCTTTCTTATAAAATGTCAATGCCTAACACACGTAAACAGATCATACAAATCAAAGTGCAAACAATAAGCAGTTTACTGTGATTACATTTTGGTGTAAAAATGTccaatacataaataataagTCTAGATTTTTTAGATATTGTTTTGCATTGCAATTATGTGCCTATTGGCTTAGTTATTCAATGCGCGAGGTAGCTAAACAGTACAATACATAATTACTTAACCAAaagtcaatgaaataaaaaaaacagggtTTTGAATGTTGATCGTGGGAGCGTTGAGTTGTAGGCCCAGAAAGCTAAATCAATCTACACAGAAGGCGATATTTTTAATTCCTGCTCAAATTTGAGTCAAAGATTGAATtcctattttaagaaagaaagtTGATATTTCAAACATTGTAATATCTTTATCTCCTCTTTCTGTTGCTTTTTCTCTTGGGCTGTTCCGGCACCAGATATCGTACTTCTTTGTCCATCAAGCTGTCTTTGCCAATATTAGAGTCTATTGTATTATAAGCCCATCCATTTCCTGATGTCgttttaattcaatttaattttcattaattCAATTAATGCCTGGTATTTCCTGGTAACATTCCCAGTAGAAATGTCTTTGCGAGCCCGGAGAAATTTCTCGGTATGGTCGTGAAGCCTTGGCATACTATTTTTTGGACAGTGGTCAGAAGgtcataatgttttttgtttctgaTCCAATTGAGTATTTTCATATTTGTAATAATGTCTAAGAATTTGATACCTTGATCTATTCAAGATCTCTAATGCATTCTGTAATTCAACATTCACAAATGCAGAAATGTGTTTCAGACTTTTCAATCTAATGCGCAGAagatttaactctttttctctcctaatttgacctcattaaattaaaaaaatgtttatttttataaactttatgttGTGTTATATGAAAAGAGCAAGCCTTTCCCTTtgattctataccaaataaaatattttctgataaaCTATCGACAAAGCttttgaagcttaatcataacagggtagtgaaatagtaatgagcaaaatgaagaatttcaTCGAAACagggaaaaataattacggagataaagagttaaaggtCAACTGTCTCTTTGAATAGCcagaatttctttaaatagcaaaaatgacacaaagatagaggcacattccttgtttcacatgctaggacaaatgtgtacaaatgctccttcttccctattgctattagagcatggaacgggttgcctgagtcagccaggaaaaacaatgacttggcagaattaaggtcattgattaacatgcacgatTAGATTGACCTAAGAAAACGTGAAGGACTTTATCatcttcttcctttttttttagtaatcaCTGTATTttgcaagataagataagataagataagataatcttcAACTACTAAAAAAAACGTAATAATAAATACACCCTCACCTTCGGTGCATTGCGGGGGGTCCGAGAAGCCGTTGCAGCCTAAGATGCATTCACCATTTTTGTCGTCACAAGCGTggaaggcacatttcttatcgCAATCCTTCTTGCAGTTCACACCCCATTGAGCTGTCTCACAAGCTGCGACcgaaaacaaaaagatacataTCATAATCTtgttcagggccggccttaggccactgcaacctatgtggccGCAGTTGtcaccgcactttcataggccccgcgctaatgctatgtatattattaaattaaaacattttaacttactagtaaaagtaaaacagcacctgcctaaataaatcgtaaataGGGAACaaatacctatatttattgtagtatatacagtttatagagatgtctgcaagcgagacatgatagccacaggcatcagcgaaagtatgtgggaaaacatagccaaagaccggagtgcacgTAGAcatgtgcgtgctgggacaacccttgctgagaacaaaagaattgaagcggccttaagcaatagggaaaaaaagaaagctgccctgtccgctagccctaaattagaggcatacacatgtacgaattgtggcaaagtctgcgaGGAAGGCATGGTAGTGcgattatttattcatattatggacatctagatctaacactagaccgTAAGTGCTAATTTAAGActtttaagatctagtctatatttacttctagatttagaatctagatgtagttGACcatagatttacgtaaaaatacaAGCAACTctttaaaaattcaataaaattgaagcaactcAGTTACTCAGTTATTGCATAATTACGGTAATACTGCTGAGCCATGTTGTCTCTAGacctagccaaatttacatttatttataaactataacggtcaaactagagttttccccgtgtggccaacgagctttTCACAGCGACATACATCAACCGttaaatttctatgaaaatcgttagagctgttaTTTAGATCAGCTTTCCAGGTTCCTGGATCCAGGTTCCATGGCGTTTCGacttaaatagaggtattgtaaaaaaaaaagataaacatatagcgatcaatataaaaaaatgggtAGGCGATATGATGAATTATAATTTACTTTTACTACAGGCGTGATCACCGCTGTAACCAAGGCAACCATCAGGGCATGTTCCATCAATCTCATTACAGGATGCATTACATTTGCTGTCACAGGTGTTATTACAGTTTAAGCCCCATTTACCTGGTACACACACTGCGAATAATGAAATTAGAAGACAAGATAAGTATACAAATTATAGAGgaaattttatttcttaaaatgtttttttgggTGGTGAATATGTTAGGGGTATTTTCAGAAGTTAAATCTAAAGACCTAAATATTCCAGTTAGTCTGGCGATCCATTTTTGGGTCAGGAAATGGCAAAATTCCAccttaagaaataaaatattttaattcttttaagaaaaaaaagcgcgaaatgaaaaaacaaacgcTACATATCAAGAAATAATACACTTTATGattgaaatttaataataattttatacaaaaaaatctgTACTATTTGACCACTGTCagaaaacgcaaactaaaactttaaggCCAAATAAACAGATTCTCAGGGATAGCATTGGccttctttcagggaacagtaccaggaaaaagaagaagaagcagacagagatATCAACAgcaagacaacataaaagaatggacgggcctgtcgtTGAAAGCGAGGAATGGAGAATAGATATTTATACATCACGTGTGAAGCCCCAACGATTTAATGGACGAACCTGTCAAAGAAAGATGATTCATTAAAGACACATAGACAGAGAGAACGGAGAAAGACGGCTGACGGATCATTaatggtgccccaaaggtttAACAGACAAAAGAAtaggtttatttatttattaattatatttatatacaaagtaGACAAGTGATCTTAGTCAAATAAAGTTGCAAGATATTCAAGGACTTTTAAAACTCTTTCTAAATCAGCTTTTGTGTCTCACCATATCCTCTGCACAAAGGTCTATTCTTTCGCAAGTCAATCTCCACTGTTATACACCGCTAACACAAGCTATCCTTTCAACaagtaaattataaaaatactcAAAAGAGtatctagaacaggggttctcaacctgtgcatcgcgacccccttgggggtcggttgaccatttgccaggggtcgcctaaaaccatcgaaaatatagattggtattgtctactcttctattgctgtatgtgtgtgtggggttgggttcgcggcagagtgggggattgtaaaaaggggtcgccgagcttaaaaggttgagaaccgctgatctagaagAAGAGCGCCACATTTACAGCTAAACTTATCGATACagagttttttttcctttttttttttgttgatattgaacaaaataacaagttatcaataattgattgactaataagtaaattgttaaaaattgattcatattttgttggatttaataaataattgtggaaaagtttcatcttgatcaaggaatgggtgtgggagaaataacgtgccgctgcctgtttagcagttGAGAGGGTTGATTCTGCAGACTAAGTTTGTAATAATAGtagatctctcagctgtgatttCTAGCTCGCAGATGGCCGTGCTAAGTCATACCAGTTTATTTCTGtagcgaaggttgctctaagcAATCGGCATTGGGCAGTagtattgggcagtggacagtttgggctgggtactgggcagatgatactgggcagtaggcactgtggacactgggcaatattcTATGGCCAAGGACAGaagcaatgccttcttgctgaCAGGTAAGTaattgttggggggggggggggggggtatctggtgtggtcggCTCCGGTAACAGCTTTGGGTGGAGATATCGCCGTTACAGCTTTGGGTGGAGATATAGCCGTTACAGCTTTGGGTGGAGATATGGCCGTTACAGCTTTGGGTGGAGATATGGCCGTTACAGCTTTGGGTGGAGATATGGCCGTTACAGCTTTGGGTGGAGATATGGCAGTTACAGCTTTGGGTTGAGATATGGCCGTTACAGCTTTGGGGTGGAGATATAGCAGTTACAGCTTTGGGTGGAGATATAGCCGTTACAGCTTTGGGTGGAGATATAGCCGTTACAGCTTTAGGTGGAGATATGGCCGTTACAGCTTTGGGTGGAGATATGGCCGTTACAGCTTTGGGTGGAGATATAGCAGTTACAGCATGCAGTTACAGATACAGCAACCAGGTACATCAATCAGCAACCACTAATGAAACCTCACAAaataaacttcctaacagaggagactgtatgaattCTAGCGGGCCTCACTTagaatgctttggtctctctctatatatagatgggacttttcgtttaacAGGTGGGTaagattttctcacatgtatctatgtaccggagatgtcaggcgtcaggtcagatttatggtctATATTCATTGCCTACCGTGTGAGTAGGGACTTAAACGAATAAGTCATTGTCCAGCCCGAGCAATACGAGGGGATTGAACTCTGTCTCAAACAAGCACAGACAATCCTTACCTCCAAAGACTTTGACCTCACATAGGGTAATCAGGTTAGACACGTTTTCTTTCTTCGCATCTGTTATTTTAAACTGAGTGATTGGATCTCCATTCACGTtgtataaatttatataatCCTTTGAGTCAGTTTCATTAAAATCCACAGCTTTGTCTCCATCTAGTGTTTCAATGAGCAGAAGGCTCTTGTCTACCATAGTGCCTGTGCAAATGAAACATcgaatgatataaaaaaaaaggtacacaTATATATGCATAAAGCTGcagagatctttttttttctttgccttaccgtttcttttgtttttcttctaacAGTTATGAGCTTCTCCAGTGGagtagctgggggggggggggcgaaaatcTGAGAATCCTccagggcccccacttgaaaaaaagggggggggtggcaAATGAGTGTCCAAGATGTGTTTTTACGTTAAATATTACGCccttatctcatgtcatgatgtcgaatgtcaaaatgcaggggcccctaaagaggtcaagccctcccCCCTCCCGGGCTAcaaaatccctagctacgccactgcgcttCTCTCTGCATACATTTGCATATTAAGATATAATGTATTTTATGCattgtattttaattgttttaaatgtttacatttccaTGTCCGTGATAAATTCAGTAGCtcctaaaaaaagaaaaaaataataaaaaaataaacaagcatAAAACATACAAGGCGAACGCAAACGAGGtacaaacaaagtaaaaaaaaaaatcctttaaaaaacaagcaaaaaaaaaaaaaagtcatttaaaggggaagaactctgtccTTATAATTATATCTGCTAATAATTTACAAGTTACACAAATGATTTTCATACATGACGGAGAAACTATAAATGTTTTACACTCACACCAacccggtgtacagaataaataaaatattggataagcaatttattaaaaataatataaatgtttaataatTATTTCGCGAATTTTAGTACTGtataatccattttttttttacaaagcttatatcagctcacgcTGTCTGTTTTTATGGTAAAATgattgaacatgttatttctcccatttcccaatCTTGGATGAAGtaaaaactttgcacatttattcattgagcctgacaagacatgaatcaatttaaaaattaaacaattagctAATTGATTGTTGATGAtgaatcattttgtttgaattcgaaataagggaaataaatgctccTTAGTgggatatacatatatatatatatatatactagacatatgtttacccgcgacccgcgggtctttatttgcgcattactgtcgatatagtcactgggagtgttttgtaaacaattaaacaaaataataatgtaataagtaaagcgaatgtgtcaatgtaaaaaaagtgtgaatgaagctattaaatcaaaatagctaataggcttaattaaatccatttttttttcaaattaaaacatttgcttgtaggcctacatatatttgattaaaatttgagatgaatagactaaattttgtatgttcatgtgtataaagtataaagtagatcttgaggtagacgtagatctaaatctacactaatctagagttctgtgctgcgcatgtgtgaactttttttcatgaatgaatataagcctatctcaacacggctacgcagctttagcgaacagcgaacgaatgtattaaaaatgctttagaaaaacaaatttgaatcttaatttgattaaaatatcaaatgaatggacaataattagtatgtttatgtgttaaagcataaaactatctttgcgaaaagaagttttatcttcttagagttcagtaagagttttagacctaggcctaggaatagacttagacctcagaagagagatgtgttaatgtgtaaccatttggtattgtctaatgaaagaatgttcgccaggaaatctgtagatatcaggaactaatttatgtaaaaaatgcttttgaataatctagtggattggatttagatgtatgttcaacgtagctaatgatcctttcacgttatttctccttcgctacgaaaataaaattaggtttgcgaaaatgggtttacccgaagtcgatacattcttatctattaaaaacgaaaagatcgatagctttgttaaatgaatgggattataaagtgaacaattaaacgaaataatttttagtacgcgattcatgaatgaatatagatctag
The DNA window shown above is from Biomphalaria glabrata chromosome 5, xgBioGlab47.1, whole genome shotgun sequence and carries:
- the LOC106061221 gene encoding uncharacterized LOC106061221 precursor (The RefSeq protein has 6 substitutions compared to this genomic sequence): MKMRWWLLLSFLEMAHKLYCQDIIEECPVGWFGTECQYQTHCRTKCETDGDCMGNVCKIGWFGYKCQYQDMVSRFEVPYPKIPLSKWSNTNVSECIEDERIEEVHVYLKSTIYFTWLSLTVKNADLLDLFTIQLENGDKKWKCEKQLYTIRNNNTARIECQGRELVSKLTLKGKGVTSLCSIHVSKGRNLAIKQKVTLSLGMDTNASPDLVDGISDTTQLSSCTPITGSQNAPRKTWSLTFAEPVVASSIEIYYKGTMVDKSLLLIETLDGDKAVDFNETDSKDYINLFNVNGDPITQFKVTDAKKENVSNLITLCEVKIFGVCVPGKWGLNCNNTCDSKCNASCNEIDGTCPDGCLGYSGDHACSKTCETAQWGVNCKKDCDKKCAFHACDDKNGECILGCNGFSDPPQCSEVCSDDSYGPNCLCTDGKQPFCPPEIPGQVTPIEPKPESCQGVNSTQERVVVKLARGIKVMCDTQTDGGGWIVIQRRFNGTVRFFRGWSEYRKGFGDYDMGEFYLGNENLFQLTSTGQYELKIDLKYNDKEYSLNYSSFQISNEREKYKLQIQTFFNDSIADELRVYHNGMPFSTFDNDNDRSVSSNCARDSAGAWWYNNCYEVNLNGFWNDTLFGHGLQWRSITGYDGGVTFTEMKIREVGSLI